Below is a window of Tachysurus fulvidraco isolate hzauxx_2018 chromosome 11, HZAU_PFXX_2.0, whole genome shotgun sequence DNA.
AGCATCAATTCAAACTTAATAAGTGACTGAAATATAGTGTTTCACTGCGGGACGAATCCTACAAACACTAGCACATGTGCACTGCTGAAACACCAACAGAGGCAAACCTAAATCTAATTATAAAGTAAACATGATCTGATCGATGTAATACAATCACAATTCATGATTTTTGCTGCTCCATGAGCACTTTTGTGTATTTGGGTTTTAAAAACAAGGTTTCTCAAAGCAAACAATGAAAGATGATGCACAAAGCATTGGAATGTACACCATTTTTAAAAGTTATTACAATCCAGATACTTCCACTAAATTTACTAATCGGTAGAAACCTGTGCTACTAAAACTAAATCTCAATAAACCAAACTGCCTGCATTTaaagaaaatcaagaaaaaaaatcattgacaaaagaaaatggagagcataaaagcaaaaaatatacataaatataaaaaaacaacatcaacCAAGATTAGTTCTAATGaagtacacatttttttttgcctcaaatGGTCATTATTTATCCAACAGACTCATCTACAAAACACCTTCTAAGAAGTATCTTTGGTCAGAATGCAATACACATACAGATTGGGTATAAATTATAAAAGGAGAGATTTTGTAACGCCTTATTTTGCAGGTAAATTAAAATCTTAGACatgaatttaaaagaaaaatccagaCTTTTACAAATAGCTTTGATAATTCTAATGCCTGTTTCCATTGTGTTTGCATAGGTATAATACACAAACTAAAGCATGCATTTGATTGGCTAACCCTTGAGGACCTAAAGCAGCAAGAAGCGAAAGTTTGCCTCCAAACTATTACTGACAAAATGCGTCTTGTGACTAGGATAAGATGTTACCAAATGTCAcgtaaaacaaacaaagttaCAGCTCTTAGGTTATACTTACTTTTTGCCTTGCATATAATGCTCTTCATTGAGTTTACAGTGATACACAAATGGTTTGTAGAGCCCCATAAACTGCAGTCCTAAATTTTGAAACACATAATAGAATAGTCTGCGTGCTGAAAGAACACAAAACCAAACGATGAGTTGCTTTGGAGGTTGGGATAAATCCTCATAGGGCTTGCCATCCTCCTGTTTTTCAGCCAGTGGATATCCATTACAGCAGATGTCTTCTTTACACCTCCTCTTACCTTTTTCCCCCTATCTTGCAAGATCACTAGTGCTGCACTTACTGCAGTTACTCTTTAGCCTGGAGACAGAAAACAAGAGCAAAGCACTGGCGTCATCGTAGTGCTTTAAGAAGCTCAAAAACTCCCACTTCACAGCTAAAAgcatatgtattattattactattattattacaataaatcAAATGAGTACCATAAAAACCTTGTATTTactaatggagagagtgggaaagaggtaaagaagtgagtgcaggcaggttggagtgggtggagaaaggtgtcaggagttctgtgtgataggaaaatatcagcgagaatcaagggaaaggtgtacaggacagtggtgagtcCGGCCATGCTGtgtggtttagagacagtgtcactgaggaagagacaggagtcagagctagatgtagccgagctgaagatgtttaggttctctttgggagtgacaagattggacaggattaggaacgagtacatcagagagacagctcatgttggacgtttggggtacaaagttagggaggccagattaagatagtttggacatgttcagaggagggagagtgagtatacagtattagtaggagaatgttggacatggagctgccaggcaggaggcaaagaggaaggccaaagaggaggtatatggatgtaattaatgaggatatgaagctagtgggtgcaagtgttgaggatgcagaagatagggataggtggagagagatgattcgctgtggtgatccctgaagggaaaagccgaaagaagaagctTCAATTTTGAAAAAGAGTGGACAGAAACTTTTAAATGTTACATATAGAACCATTTAGGAGGCTCAAAACCCTTAATTATCCCAACGCACACTTACAGAACCTTTAAAGATGCAGGTTTAATGAGTTTCGGATGAATGAATTTAGGAACACACTGTATTTTACAGTAGAGTTTAGACAGTTCTAAACATTTAAGAATGCAGTCTCTGTTCTATCCCCTAGAGGGATATCTGCTTGAAgtacaataaattatttaacacatttattccTTCACTCCAGAAGTGACTTGATAGCCAGTAACTCTTCGAATAAAAAAAACGCTAACACTGTGACTAAATAATTAGTGCATTAAGTGGCTCCAACATGTAAAATGCATCAAAAGACAATCGACGagttcttctgtttttttgagGTTTCCATTTCCACCCATCATCTTAGGAATCTGTTTCCACAGAAAGGCTTTTTAGCAATAATTAGAGGTTTACTGCAATTTCCTGCCTTCTCTAAACAGGCTTAATGTGTGTCAGTAATTGGATCTGGGGGAAATATAAGAATGTATTACACTGATCATTATGATGATACAATGCCAATAGGCTTCTTGACTATTGTTTCAAGGACGACAAAGAAAACCAACAAAACTGATTAGGTTTTTTAGTCTTTTGCAGATGTAAATGTGTCAGTGCACATGAAGTCTGATTTTAtgtcaaaatgaaataaaataaacaaataaacaaacaaacaaatagatctTTAATGCCATTCTGGACAGAAACAAATGGCACTGTGTATTCAGCATAGTGATATTCAGGTCATTTCTGGATAGGTTAGAAATGGTCATGACATACATAGGGTTTTGTATTTGGTTAATCCATCATGAGTCCGGTGAGAACGAAGGTTAATTGAAGTttgggtggaaaaaaaataaaatcaatcaaaacCAAAGTTTTATTGGAGAAAATCAATTATCTCTGAAACTGAAAACAGAAACTGTTGCAATTATATAGAGGTAGAAATATCCCTTGAACTGCATCCTAAACCTTTAtcaataaatatgaatatgaaaaaagttagaaagcaaagaaaataaaaatggattttttttcatgtgccAGTGCTTAACAGCATTGTATAAACATTCATAAATACTGTTTTTGTTGCAGTTTTTAATATGTTAGAAAATTCATAATTGTACATATTAAAATGCTACGATTTTCTTTTGGTTGTAATGTTTGTTCACATCATTGAATTAAAGTCCAGATGCCCTCTCAGTACACAAAGTGTAACAACTGGGAAACAAATTTGGCTTGAGCCATTCAAGATACAACTACTGGTGGATGTCTGGAGTGAAACGTAATTGTCTAAATACATGCTGCCTGACAACCAAGCAGCTCTGGTGCAGCAACCAATTCAGCCATCGTTTATCCTATCATATGTTAATGACACCATTCAATCAAATGAGATGCAGCAGGATAGGAGTTACAAGATCAGATCTAATTGCCATCTTTCAAATGACCAGAAATCACAGATCATTCGTTTAAGCAGATgaagaaatgtaatttaaaaaaaaagcttgcgCAAGCAGATGTGCATGACGTGCCCATATGCAATCCAGCAGAGAACAAAAGCAGTGCAATGGACAAAATGAGGTCCAGGAAGCAGTGAATGGAGATGTTAGTACAGCTCTTGTGGTGACTGACAGCCAGTGTGAACCTGTAGACAAGAACACAGAGTCCCAGAGCAGAAGAGGAGGGTCACAGCCAGAGGAGCAGAAGGGGTAGATTCTCATGCGTCATTACAGAGACAAACATAGCAGCAGATGCCATCTCAcaaagacagatggacagagggaTAGACAGAGAGGTGAGTGAAGGGACAGGTTTTGACAGAAGGGGccaaagaaagagtgagacagggcAGAGTGTTGGCACATGCTCAGATGTCAGCTTAAGTAAGGGAGTTCTTGCGAAAAACCACTGTTTCAAAGTCTGTAATAAGAACGGCACCTGAGCATGGCTGATCCGTGGACTCGGCTGGAGCTGTATTTTCACATCTAGATTCACTCAAATCCAGCTGTACAGTCACCTCAGTGTCTTCACGCTCCTCTGATGGAATAAATTACAATGgcttagtttaaaaaataaataaataaacaaacttacTTTCCAGTGCTCACTGAGAGCAATTTAAGAAACTGTTTTTCTATTTACTTACCCTTCTGTGTAGTTGAATTCTCTGCAGGCTCTGTGGGCTTATTGCTGCTAGATGTTAAATCAGACTGGTGTGATGATGATTCTTCAAGGAGTGCAGGAGCAGCTAAATCtgcttctaaaataaaataatatgaatgtATTACACATGCATGTTATGAAATGTCATTCGATAACGGTCTGATTGGTCCTAAAAATTCTGTCAGGCAGTAGCCCTGCCGGTCATGTATTCAATACTAACTCAAAAGTTTCAATGAGATTTTTcttaaaatgtgacaaaatcaTTCCCATGATGTATggggttttaatatttttgacaTTAAGGTCAAGAACATTTATAGGGACTTTGTCAATAGCTATTTTCTGCTAACACACAAACTGCAGTAACCTGTTCATACCAGTCAGGGTGTCATGCTGTTTGTCAGACTGCTGGGGTGGATTCTTGGCTGCATCGCTgggctcctcctcctctttctcctcctcttcctcctcctcttcctcctcctcttcctcctcctcttggCTCTTGTTCTGAGCTGGACTGCTTTCATTACTGCTGGGCCTCAAGGGACTCTCACCCAAGCTGCTTTTGGGGGAAAGCATCTCCATCTCCTCTCCCCAATCTGATACAGGCTGGTGGCCTTCCAGAGGGGAAAAGGGGCTGACAGGCTTTGTGCCCTCTGGAGTAGCGAGAGACTCCTGTGGGGAAGAAGGGATGTGCACTTTTGGTCTGGGTGTCCTCTGTTCCTTAGGACTGGGACTAGATGCAGCAGGGGAGCTAGAGCTCTTCTCTAAGAGTTTAGATTCTTTCAGAGAAACTCCTTTTTTATCCTCAGATTCTTCAGCTTCCTCATCTTCAACTTCATCTCCATCACTGGCATCCTCCCACTCGTCGTCTTCATCTTCAGCCACTGATTTCTCCGGCGCAACTGCAATCTGCTTCTACAGGAAAATTAacagtaatttatttaatactccaacatcacctacatcttATAGGGATGAAGTAATGAAACAAGCCcttggaagagaaaaaaatctcaCCTTTTTTGCTGGAGCTTTGGGTTTATCCTCTTCTTTTGTCTTCTCCTTTTCCTGTTCCtcctttttccctttttcctcctctttttctGCTTCCCATCGGTTATCATGCATGCTAGTCAAGAAATGGTAAATTGGAAAAGAAATAAGAAGTTGTTTACCAATAGGTTCAGTGCACtgtagggctgcacgatttagggaaaatgtcatattgcgattattgaggtcaatattgcgatagcgatataataaacaaatggtattaTGAGgcaacttgcttggttctcaaggaaaatgcacacacagattactgataatgctgaaatttgtatttctaaactcaaactagcaacaaacaaatgcaaaacgttttcaaattaaaatataaaataacattaatgctgattgatgaaaagcctaagatcaaaactgtaggtgtacagtatatataaagtaaatttccaacttaatgcaagttatacatggtattgcacacaccattattgataatatttggagcaatattacatgtaattattaaactagattcccttacatatacctttgcttttaagcctaattattaattttgattatgatgtgattgtgacagggaaagaggtttcaggttgggggtaaagagtttttctgtcaccacttttgaataagaaacaatatcacggctataaaacttgtcaaaactcagcgaatcacaaaagtatcagtgagaagttgagaacactcgtttaaacagtgcatacactcgaacttgactgcacatcacattttttactttactgatactgcttttaatcgtaatgtaaagaccggtcatcgggacataagctgtcgtgtacaataaaagcgcctaCGCAGCGAAAGGAAACACCATTTAACctaaaaagccgcctagacggtggacttgtgctcaggttttttttttgagcggcgtggacgaattttttctacacacacactattttatttcttgataacagaccgctgctaactataacacaccgttgccatgaaaaacagagcgttgccatggacacacagggttctaaccgtagagacggagcgcactattttctttagcggaagcaatacaattgttcagcagtttcgtgttgcagccacaggtgtatgagacctgtaacgagcaacagcgcgaagccgcgaactcgttctgaatattttagaagcgtaacagctgatgaaaaaagcagagacaattgtagatgaaaatgaagagagattttatcttagtttttattttatacaaaacattttcatctcgtcttttttcgtaaACAAatatgcatgttaatttagtcttagtcagcgtttttggacagtgatgCAGTCTTGTCATTATCTCATCTTagtcataaaaaaaaggttgttgaacatatttcgtctcgtctcatctgacgaaattaacactacatttaacagaggtagcattttttctggccaccagttcagcattttgcgtcatataatcgcacaggcttgatatcgcgattgcgatatgatgaATCGTGCAGCACAAGTGCACTGTACATTAAATGTGTTCAGATTGTCAAAATAATGCTTTAAACAGAGCTTAGGGCAGGGAACATGTACAACAAAAGTaatttataaacacaatcagaagCAATCAACAGTCAAAAGTCATCATACATTTAGAGTGATTGATTGCTCTCATCAGTGAAAAGAATGCTTCTACCTGTAACTCTTTCCTTGACCTCGTCCTTTCCCTCTTCCTCTACCTCCATGGCCCGCTTCTCTGGGTTTGCCCTGCCCTAAGAAATCTCCAAAAGTGGGTGTCTTGGGAGGTTTTCTGTTATCATCTGCAAGAAGAGCGAGTTAAGTAATCTGATGGAAAAGATGACAGGCTGATCTTGAAAGCAAATGCACAGCAAACAAGCAGAGAAGGGTACAGACGAGCTCTAAGTAATAGATGTCCCTCTAGTCATCATGATATCCCCCCCACGTTGTTGAAGATTaataaggaggaaaaaacatgcaaatgtgGCCTTGACTTGACATGGAGCTAATATGTGACATGATATAGCAAAGTAATTAGCATTAAACAGTGCATATGACAAAGGATGCAAGCTGCTTTAATAGTCACTTGAAAAGCTTAGCTATAGCCAAAAATCCTATATgattataaacaaaaatgagCCACACGCCATACACAGACATGTCCCATGCCACAAGCTGACCTGTAACCCCACTGCGTTGTGGTGTACGGGCATTACGCCCCCTATCTGCTGAGAGAGCACATCACAAAACATCACTAAACACCGACAAGGAAGAGGGGAAGAGTATTGTCTAAGTGACatactttttctgttttgacAGTTTGCTTTGCACTTGAAATGTTAGCAgagtgggtttgtgtgtgtgtgtgtgtgtgtgtgtgtgtgtgagagagagagagaaagtgagagacttGCCTCTCTTGCTGCATGGTTCTGGCATGCCCTCTCCAGCCACAGCTGGGTCTTCTGTAAACCTGTGAAGGCAATGTGGGGTCAATTATTTTGCCAGTATCTTCTTGTGAACATTCTATTGCTTTTGTTCCCTAATGTATAACTAATAATCGTGTATTCAAGGAATtgtaaaaacatattaaatgaaataaaatgaaaatgacacacagatgcacaataTACAGCTGTGTTTTTATGACTCTTACATCGTGTCGGTTTTCTGGGCATCCCACTCTCGTCTCCATTGACCAGTGGCATTACGATGACGAGCCAACCTTTCTTCATCTATCTCAGCACGCTCCTTTTTCCAGCGCAGATACTCAGCCCGTTCTCTGCCGGTCATCGACAAAGTCATATCCACTGAGCCTTTCCCTCCAGGCCTCCGAATCTTTCAGAAAGAtacagaaaatgtgaaaaagagaCAAAGCAAAAGATAGAGCCAGTGATTATTTAATGTTCTGAGTCCCCCCAGACAACACTATCTAtcattttataatgtaaatGCAACAACCATCCTAACCGTCCATTCTTTCTCTGCCTCAGCTCCAGTCTTAACATTTTCAAAATCTAATCCACCCCAGTTGCGGACGTGTCTGCGGCTTCCCTCTTTGCGATCCGTGTCAGGGATTGGTCCACTGCGCCGTGGATCATCAAGAAAGTTCCTGATGGGCTTTTCTCCATCGGCCTTAATGAATAGATTCAAATATTGAACAACGAGTCATGTCAATATTTCACCGATAAGCAGAGTAGCAGATATAAAGGCTTTGAGCTACACACCCTTTGACCTCTCTCATACTCTGCAATCTTCTCCATCTCCTCGTTCATCTTCTCAATGTTCTGccttcttttctcttcccaCTCCTGAGTAAAGGCAAATgcaccatatatagctgacattTTATAAGATCGATGTATTGTTTTTACTGGTTAAAAATAGGCCACACAGTGTTTGAAAAACAGTTATTTGATTTTTAATGCTATGTCAGCAACAAGGCTATTTCACTGTATAACCTACAAAACTATGTAATgcgaagataaataaatatgatattgAAGCTTAATTCCATTAAACATGTCTCTGAATGAAACCATTGTGCGATAGGGTCAAAGGCACTGTATGTTTGCTAGTCGGAGATCTGACAGGGAAGACATAATGGACATAATGCTTCATCTATCAGTAGAAACCCAAGTGCAAATGATCCAGCTGGCACCTAGTGAACACAACAACATGTTTGTGTCTAGACTTGCATTTAAAGGTGTTTGTCATAAAAGAAATTCACCTTTGATTTTCTGTCTCCCCCTGCGCCAACCTGCTGCATGTTTCCTCTTCCCCCTCTTCCTCCCCGTCGTCCTCGGAAGCGTTCATTGTGTAAAGGgccctctcctcctccttcacctTCTCGTGGTTCCCGTGGTTCCCATGGTTCTCGTGGTTCCCATGGCTCTCGTTGTTCACGTGGTTCTCGTTGTTCACGTGGTTCTCGTTGTTCTCTCGGTTCTCGTTGTTCTCTCGGTTCTCGTTGTTCTCTCGGTTCTCGTTGTTCTCTCGGTTCTCGTTGTTCTCTCGGTTCTCGTTGTTCTCTCCTCTCAGGGCGGTGACCACCCCCACGCTGCCCACCTCTGCTCAGCCGCCCAGAACCTGCTCTAGGTTGGGGCCGGCCAGCAAACCCGTCTTCTGTTTCACGGTCAGCGTGTTGTTGTGCTAACTGCCTATCGTTCACCACTCGACTTTCCTGGAAATGTCAGGAAAGATCAGAATCAGACCTTCAGCTTATAATTCACTTATAACCACATGGCATAAGCAAGACCGTCTGCTCTTACATGCAAATTCCTGTACACCTTATTTTCTTGAAATACTGGTACTGAAAACTTGATACAGTAAAATTTGTCATGATGAAGGTTTATAGCTCCAAGACCAACGAGCTCCAAAAAATTGCATACTCTCTCATAAAATTGACTCTCAAAATAGGGAATTAACTAATCTTTTCATCTGAATACTCCTTATACTGCATGACTCAAGCTACCCATGCTCACATGACAAACTCCATCATTTAAACACGGACAGCAGAATTGCACTTTACAAACCACAGAGTCTTGCAccaataatttttaattattactatCCATTAACGGGAAAGAAACATTGTTTTTCTTGTCTAATCACTGCAGGATATTCTGTGTTCTTATATGAAACATTAACCAGAAAACTGTGTCTCTGACTATTCTACTGGggtcccttttttatttatacctaCTATTTAGATTGTAACATCCCTTAAAAATGCTTTACATTACTTCTGGCATCTAATCCCTTTCTGTTATTTAAGTAGTAGATTTTCTTTTGGTAAGGTGCTTCTCAATTTCAAATGAATAAGCA
It encodes the following:
- the ccdc9 gene encoding coiled-coil domain-containing protein 9 isoform X1 → MSAVLDLKTKEEKDAELDRRIEALRKKNEALMKRHQEIEEDKKKAEQEGIAVTTHRKPRTLEHDSDRRKIEKENFTVTVDLFKPSGESRVVNDRQLAQQHADRETEDGFAGRPQPRAGSGRLSRGGQRGGGHRPERREQREPREQREPREQREPREQREPREQREPREQREPREQREPREQREPWEPREPWEPREPREGEGGGEGPLHNERFRGRRGGRGGRGNMQQVGAGGDRKSKEWEEKRRQNIEKMNEEMEKIAEYERGQRADGEKPIRNFLDDPRRSGPIPDTDRKEGSRRHVRNWGGLDFENVKTGAEAEKEWTIRRPGGKGSVDMTLSMTGRERAEYLRWKKERAEIDEERLARHRNATGQWRREWDAQKTDTMFTEDPAVAGEGMPEPCSKRADRGRNARTPQRSGVTDDNRKPPKTPTFGDFLGQGKPREAGHGGRGRGKGRGQGKSYSMHDNRWEAEKEEEKGKKEEQEKEKTKEEDKPKAPAKKKQIAVAPEKSVAEDEDDEWEDASDGDEVEDEEAEESEDKKGVSLKESKLLEKSSSSPAASSPSPKEQRTPRPKVHIPSSPQESLATPEGTKPVSPFSPLEGHQPVSDWGEEMEMLSPKSSLGESPLRPSSNESSPAQNKSQEEEEEEEEEEEEEEEKEEEEPSDAAKNPPQQSDKQHDTLTEADLAAPALLEESSSHQSDLTSSSNKPTEPAENSTTQKEEREDTEVTVQLDLSESRCENTAPAESTDQPCSG
- the ccdc9 gene encoding coiled-coil domain-containing protein 9 isoform X2 encodes the protein MSAVLDLKTKEEKDAELDRRIEALRKKNEALMKRHQEIEEDKKKAEQEGIAVTTHRKPRTLEHDSDRRKIEKENFTVTVDLFKPSGESRVVNDRQLAQQHADRETEDGFAGRPQPRAGSGRLSRGGQRGGGHRPERREQREPREQREPREQREPREQREPREQREPREQREPREQREPREQREPWEPREPWEPREPREGEGGGEGPLHNERFRGRRGGRGGRGNMQQVGAGGDRKSKEWEEKRRQNIEKMNEEMEKIAEYERGQRADGEKPIRNFLDDPRRSGPIPDTDRKEGSRRHVRNWGGLDFENVKTGAEAEKEWTIRRPGGKGSVDMTLSMTGRERAEYLRWKKERAEIDEERLARHRNATGQWRREWDAQKTDTMFTEDPAVAGEGMPEPCSKRDRGRNARTPQRSGVTDDNRKPPKTPTFGDFLGQGKPREAGHGGRGRGKGRGQGKSYSMHDNRWEAEKEEEKGKKEEQEKEKTKEEDKPKAPAKKKQIAVAPEKSVAEDEDDEWEDASDGDEVEDEEAEESEDKKGVSLKESKLLEKSSSSPAASSPSPKEQRTPRPKVHIPSSPQESLATPEGTKPVSPFSPLEGHQPVSDWGEEMEMLSPKSSLGESPLRPSSNESSPAQNKSQEEEEEEEEEEEEEEEKEEEEPSDAAKNPPQQSDKQHDTLTEADLAAPALLEESSSHQSDLTSSSNKPTEPAENSTTQKEEREDTEVTVQLDLSESRCENTAPAESTDQPCSG
- the ccdc9 gene encoding coiled-coil domain-containing protein 9 isoform X3; the encoded protein is MSAVLDLKTKEEKDAELDRRIEALRKKNEALMKRHQEIEEDKKKAEQEGIAVTTHRKPRTLEHDSDRRKIEKENFTVTVDLFKPSGESRVVNDRQLAQQHADRETEDGFAGRPQPRAGSGRLSRGGQRGGGHRPERREQREPREQREPREQREPREQREPREQREPREQREPREQREPREQREPWEPREPWEPREPREGEGGGEGPLHNERFRGRRGGRGGRGNMQQVGAGGDRKSKEWEEKRRQNIEKMNEEMEKIAEYERGQRADGEKPIRNFLDDPRRSGPIPDTDRKEGSRRHVRNWGGLDFENVKTGAEAEKEWTIRRPGGKGSVDMTLSMTGRERAEYLRWKKERAEIDEERLARHRNATGQWRREWDAQKTDTMFTEDPAVAGEGMPEPCSKRADRGRNARTPQRSGVTDDNRKPPKTPTFGDFLGQGKPREAGHGGRGRGKGRGQGKSYSMHDNRWEAEKEEEKGKKEEQEKEKTKEEDKPKAPAKKKQIAVAPEKSVAEDEDDEWEDASDGDEVEDEEAEESEDKKGVSLKESKLLEKSSSSPAASSPSPKEQRTPRPKVHIPSSPQESLATPEGTKPVSPFSPLEGHQPVSDWGEEMEMLSPKSSLGESPLRPSSNESSPAQNKSQEEEEEEEEEEEEEEEKEEEEPSDAAKNPPQQSDKQHDTLTADLAAPALLEESSSHQSDLTSSSNKPTEPAENSTTQKEEREDTEVTVQLDLSESRCENTAPAESTDQPCSG
- the ccdc9 gene encoding coiled-coil domain-containing protein 9 isoform X4, translating into MSAVLDLKTKEEKDAELDRRIEALRKKNEALMKRHQEIEEDKKKAEQEGIAVTTHRKPRTLEHDSDRRKIEKENFTVTVDLFKPSGESRVVNDRQLAQQHADRETEDGFAGRPQPRAGSGRLSRGGQRGGGHRPERREQREPREQREPREQREPREQREPREQREPREQREPREQREPREQREPWEPREPWEPREPREGEGGGEGPLHNERFRGRRGGRGGRGNMQQVGAGGDRKSKEWEEKRRQNIEKMNEEMEKIAEYERGQRADGEKPIRNFLDDPRRSGPIPDTDRKEGSRRHVRNWGGLDFENVKTGAEAEKEWTIRRPGGKGSVDMTLSMTGRERAEYLRWKKERAEIDEERLARHRNATGQWRREWDAQKTDTMFTEDPAVAGEGMPEPCSKRDDNRKPPKTPTFGDFLGQGKPREAGHGGRGRGKGRGQGKSYSMHDNRWEAEKEEEKGKKEEQEKEKTKEEDKPKAPAKKKQIAVAPEKSVAEDEDDEWEDASDGDEVEDEEAEESEDKKGVSLKESKLLEKSSSSPAASSPSPKEQRTPRPKVHIPSSPQESLATPEGTKPVSPFSPLEGHQPVSDWGEEMEMLSPKSSLGESPLRPSSNESSPAQNKSQEEEEEEEEEEEEEEEKEEEEPSDAAKNPPQQSDKQHDTLTEADLAAPALLEESSSHQSDLTSSSNKPTEPAENSTTQKEEREDTEVTVQLDLSESRCENTAPAESTDQPCSG